A genomic region of Streptomyces sp. NBC_00247 contains the following coding sequences:
- a CDS encoding response regulator transcription factor: MSSLLLLTNALQPSTEVLPALGLLLHSVRVAPAEGPALVDTPGADVILVDGRRDLPQVRSLCQLLRSTGPGCPLILVVTEGGLAAVTADWGIDDVLLDTAGPAEVEARLRLATGRQQITADDSPMEIRNGDLSVDEATYSAKLKGRVLDLTFKEFELLKYLAQHPGRVFTRAQLLQEVWGYDYFGGTRTVDVHVRRLRAKLGPEHESLIGTVRNVGYRFVAPEKGDRKPAAQESASRGGTPADRPAERPAERSEPAEATEEEPVVTPVKR, from the coding sequence ATGAGCTCACTGCTGCTCCTGACGAATGCCCTTCAACCGTCGACGGAGGTGCTCCCCGCCCTCGGTCTTCTGCTCCACAGCGTGCGGGTGGCCCCCGCCGAGGGACCCGCTCTCGTCGACACCCCCGGTGCCGACGTCATCCTGGTCGACGGGAGGCGTGACCTTCCGCAGGTCCGCTCCCTCTGCCAGCTGCTCCGCTCCACCGGGCCGGGCTGTCCGCTGATCCTCGTCGTCACCGAGGGCGGCCTCGCGGCTGTCACCGCCGACTGGGGCATCGACGACGTCCTGCTGGACACCGCGGGCCCGGCCGAGGTCGAGGCCCGGCTCCGGCTCGCCACCGGCCGGCAGCAGATCACCGCCGACGACTCCCCCATGGAGATCCGCAACGGCGATCTCTCCGTGGACGAGGCGACGTACAGCGCGAAGCTCAAGGGCCGGGTCCTCGACCTGACCTTCAAGGAGTTCGAGCTGCTCAAGTACCTCGCGCAGCACCCGGGCCGGGTCTTCACCCGCGCCCAGCTGCTCCAAGAGGTGTGGGGTTACGACTACTTCGGCGGTACGCGCACGGTCGACGTCCACGTCCGGCGGCTGCGCGCCAAGCTCGGCCCCGAGCACGAGTCGCTCATCGGCACCGTCCGCAACGTCGGTTACCGGTTCGTCGCGCCGGAGAAGGGCGACCGGAAACCGGCGGCCCAGGAATCGGCGTCCCGGGGCGGCACTCCGGCGGACCGTCCGGCGGAGCGTCCGGCGGAGCGTTCCGAGCCGGCGGAGGCCACCGAAGAGGAACCCGTGGTCACACCTGTGAAGAGGTAG
- a CDS encoding alpha/beta hydrolase gives MSSLSEGRFVSSSVPLITRTPQYATLLTDDGVPVEAVYEPCTAGAGPGAAGVAEQTAIVVAHGFTGSLDRPAVRRAARAFSQRAAVVTFSFRGHGNSGGKSTVGDREVLDLAAAVAWARSLGHRRIVTVGFSMGGSVVLRQAALYTKKTVGKEGAVRGVAESSGPAPALAPGSAPALAAGSGSAAVLAAGSAHVDGVISVSSPARWYYRGTASMRRLHWVVTRPTGRLVGRYGLGTRIHDEDWDPVPLSPVEAVPLIAPAPLLVVHGDRDPYFPLDHPRMLADAAARGAAELWLERGMGHAENAADEALLGRMADWAVGA, from the coding sequence ATGAGTTCACTCTCCGAGGGTCGATTCGTGAGTTCTTCTGTTCCCTTGATCACGCGAACCCCGCAGTACGCCACATTGCTCACCGATGACGGGGTGCCGGTGGAGGCGGTGTACGAGCCGTGTACGGCAGGTGCCGGGCCGGGCGCCGCAGGGGTCGCGGAGCAGACGGCCATCGTGGTCGCGCACGGCTTCACCGGCTCACTCGACCGGCCCGCCGTCCGGCGCGCCGCGAGGGCGTTCTCGCAGCGTGCGGCCGTGGTGACGTTCTCCTTTCGGGGTCACGGAAACTCCGGCGGAAAGTCCACGGTGGGGGATCGCGAGGTCCTCGACCTGGCCGCAGCGGTGGCCTGGGCGAGGTCTCTGGGACACCGCAGAATCGTTACGGTCGGGTTCTCCATGGGCGGTTCCGTGGTACTCCGGCAGGCCGCTCTGTATACGAAGAAAACCGTAGGGAAAGAGGGGGCCGTTCGGGGGGTGGCGGAATCGTCGGGCCCCGCCCCCGCCCTCGCTCCCGGCTCTGCCCCCGCCCTCGCCGCCGGCTCCGGCTCTGCCGCCGTCCTCGCCGCCGGCTCCGCCCACGTCGACGGAGTGATCTCCGTCAGCTCCCCGGCCCGCTGGTACTACCGGGGCACCGCGTCGATGCGCCGGCTGCACTGGGTGGTCACCCGCCCCACGGGGCGGCTGGTCGGCCGGTACGGGCTGGGCACCCGCATCCACGACGAGGACTGGGACCCCGTGCCGCTCTCCCCGGTGGAGGCGGTCCCGCTGATCGCGCCCGCCCCGCTGCTGGTGGTGCACGGCGACCGCGACCCGTACTTCCCGCTGGACCACCCCCGGATGCTGGCGGACGCGGCGGCCCGGGGTGCCGCCGAACTGTGGCTGGAGCGGGGCATGGGACACGCCGAGAACGCGGCGGACGAGGCACTGCTCGGCCGGATGGCCGACTGGGCCGTCGGCGCGTGA
- a CDS encoding MoaD/ThiS family protein gives MAAGTIRYWAAAKAAAGTAEEPYAATTLAEALDAARGRHPGELVRVLMRCSFLVDGAPVGARRHETVRLAEGGTVEVLPPFAGG, from the coding sequence ATGGCGGCGGGCACGATCCGTTACTGGGCCGCGGCCAAGGCCGCCGCGGGCACCGCGGAGGAGCCGTACGCGGCGACGACACTGGCGGAGGCGCTGGACGCCGCGCGCGGACGTCACCCCGGAGAGCTGGTGCGGGTGCTCATGAGGTGCTCGTTCCTGGTCGACGGGGCTCCGGTCGGAGCGCGGCGGCATGAGACGGTACGCCTTGCCGAGGGCGGCACGGTCGAGGTGCTCCCGCCGTTCGCAGGAGGGTGA
- a CDS encoding LmeA family phospholipid-binding protein, whose amino-acid sequence MRALRILLIVVVVLGGLFVAVDRLALHFAENEAADRVEFTGATAASTDVSIHGFPFLTQIAGRNLDRVDVTLKGIRAGSDGNTIRINELRAELDRVVIGEGYSSARAGLVKGTALVSYADLTAAAEDGITVQYADNGKVKVTGSVDVPGLGSVSRSVVSSVTLADGRTVRVRADVVPGEDIPGLEGLVRSRTDFERNLGGLPDGVVLKKIEALPEGLEVSVEATDIALAG is encoded by the coding sequence ATGCGCGCACTGCGAATACTGCTGATCGTCGTGGTGGTGCTGGGGGGCCTCTTCGTGGCCGTCGACCGCCTGGCTCTCCACTTCGCCGAGAACGAGGCGGCGGACCGGGTCGAGTTCACCGGTGCCACGGCAGCCTCGACCGACGTCTCGATCCACGGCTTCCCCTTCCTCACCCAGATCGCGGGCCGGAACCTCGACCGGGTCGACGTCACGCTCAAGGGCATCCGGGCGGGCAGCGACGGCAACACCATCCGGATCAACGAGCTGCGGGCCGAGCTCGACCGGGTCGTCATCGGCGAGGGGTACTCCAGTGCCCGGGCCGGACTGGTCAAGGGCACCGCGCTGGTCAGCTACGCGGACCTGACGGCCGCCGCCGAGGACGGCATCACCGTGCAGTACGCCGACAACGGGAAGGTCAAGGTCACCGGCAGCGTGGACGTACCGGGCCTCGGCAGCGTCTCCCGCAGTGTCGTCTCCTCGGTCACCCTGGCCGACGGCCGTACCGTCCGGGTCCGGGCCGACGTGGTGCCGGGTGAGGACATCCCCGGCCTGGAGGGACTGGTGCGGTCCCGCACCGACTTCGAGCGGAACCTCGGCGGACTGCCCGACGGTGTGGTGCTGAAGAAGATCGAGGCGCTTCCGGAGGGGCTGGAGGTCTCGGTGGAGGCCACCGACATCGCCCTCGCGGGCTGA
- a CDS encoding putative leader peptide, which translates to MKRQADLTKRRAVDLCRVAAMLCRTF; encoded by the coding sequence ATGAAACGACAGGCGGATCTCACGAAGCGGCGGGCAGTAGACCTGTGCCGCGTCGCCGCCATGCTCTGTCGCACCTTCTGA
- a CDS encoding sulfurtransferase, with translation MSRSDVLVDADWVEAHIDDAQVAIVEVDEDTSAYEKNHIKNAIRIDWTKDLQDPVRRDFVDQAGFEKLLSEKGIANDTLVVLYGGNNNWFASYAYWYFKLYGHENVKLLDGGRKKWELDSRDLTDAVPSRPATEYKAKAQDESIRAYRDDVVAAIGTLNLVDVRSPDEFSGKLLAPAHLPQEQSQRPGHVPGARNIPWSKNANDDGTFKSDDELKALYEDEQVDLAKDTIAYCRIGERSALTWFVLHELLGQENVKNYDGSWTEYGSLVGVPIELGANK, from the coding sequence ATGAGCCGCAGCGACGTACTGGTCGACGCAGACTGGGTCGAGGCCCACATCGACGACGCGCAGGTCGCCATTGTCGAGGTCGACGAGGACACCTCGGCGTACGAGAAGAACCACATCAAGAACGCCATCCGGATCGACTGGACGAAGGACCTCCAGGACCCGGTCCGCCGTGACTTCGTCGACCAGGCCGGCTTCGAGAAGCTCCTGTCGGAGAAGGGCATCGCCAACGACACCCTGGTGGTCCTCTACGGCGGCAACAACAACTGGTTCGCCTCGTACGCGTACTGGTACTTCAAGCTCTACGGCCACGAGAACGTCAAGCTCCTCGACGGTGGCCGCAAGAAGTGGGAGCTGGACTCCCGCGACCTGACCGACGCCGTCCCGTCGCGCCCGGCCACCGAGTACAAGGCCAAGGCCCAGGACGAGTCGATCCGCGCCTACCGCGACGACGTCGTGGCGGCCATCGGCACCCTGAACCTGGTCGACGTGCGGTCGCCCGACGAGTTCAGCGGCAAGCTGCTCGCCCCGGCGCACCTTCCGCAGGAGCAGTCGCAGCGTCCCGGCCACGTGCCCGGCGCCCGCAACATCCCGTGGTCGAAGAACGCCAACGACGACGGCACCTTCAAGTCGGACGACGAGCTCAAGGCCCTCTACGAGGACGAGCAGGTCGACCTGGCGAAGGACACCATCGCCTACTGCCGCATCGGTGAGCGCTCCGCGCTGACCTGGTTCGTCCTGCACGAGCTGCTCGGCCAGGAGAACGTCAAGAACTACGACGGTTCGTGGACCGAGTACGGCTCCCTGGTGGGCGTGCCGATCGAGCTCGGCGCCAACAAGTAA
- a CDS encoding DUF1416 domain-containing protein: protein MCGAQAGGPDASTIKPGETTIQGSVTRDGEPVTGYVRLLDSTGEFTAEVPTSATGQFRFYAAEGTWTVRALVPGGSADRTVVAQTGGLSEVAIAV, encoded by the coding sequence ATGTGTGGAGCACAGGCCGGCGGCCCCGACGCTTCGACCATCAAGCCCGGTGAGACGACGATCCAGGGCAGCGTGACCCGCGACGGCGAGCCCGTCACCGGTTACGTCCGTCTGCTGGACTCGACCGGCGAGTTCACCGCCGAGGTTCCGACCTCTGCGACCGGGCAGTTCCGCTTCTACGCGGCCGAGGGGACCTGGACGGTCCGCGCGCTGGTTCCGGGCGGCAGTGCCGACCGCACTGTCGTCGCGCAGACCGGTGGCCTCTCCGAGGTGGCCATCGCCGTCTGA
- a CDS encoding DUF3099 domain-containing protein — protein sequence MYARRRRGYFLLMGGCVVLFVSAWAVVRLWSVPAAVCMCVVAMVIPPIAAMVANRRGPEDRWWDEYPSGDPKSDEWWDELDGRKRRR from the coding sequence ATGTACGCCCGGCGCCGGCGCGGTTATTTCCTGCTGATGGGCGGATGCGTCGTCCTCTTCGTGTCCGCCTGGGCCGTCGTGCGCCTCTGGTCCGTGCCGGCCGCCGTCTGTATGTGCGTGGTCGCCATGGTCATCCCGCCGATCGCCGCGATGGTCGCCAACCGCCGCGGACCCGAGGACCGTTGGTGGGACGAGTACCCGTCGGGGGACCCGAAGTCCGACGAGTGGTGGGACGAGCTGGACGGCAGGAAGCGGCGCCGGTAG
- a CDS encoding DsrE family protein, with the protein MPKKLVIKVTAGADSAERCSQAFTVAAVAVASGVEVSLWLTGESAWFALPGRAADFELPHAAPLPDLIESIMAGGRITLCTQCAARRDITERDVLEGVRIAGAQVFVQEAMADGTQALVY; encoded by the coding sequence ATGCCGAAGAAGCTCGTGATCAAGGTGACCGCAGGGGCCGACTCCGCCGAGCGGTGCTCGCAGGCGTTCACGGTGGCGGCGGTCGCCGTCGCCAGCGGGGTGGAGGTCTCGCTCTGGCTGACCGGGGAGTCCGCCTGGTTCGCCCTGCCCGGCCGTGCGGCCGATTTCGAACTCCCGCACGCCGCGCCGCTGCCCGACCTCATCGAGTCGATCATGGCGGGCGGCCGGATCACCCTCTGCACCCAGTGCGCGGCGCGACGCGACATCACGGAGCGGGACGTCCTGGAGGGTGTACGCATCGCCGGGGCGCAGGTCTTCGTCCAAGAGGCGATGGCGGACGGCACCCAAGCGCTCGTCTACTGA